In Oryza sativa Japonica Group chromosome 11, ASM3414082v1, the following are encoded in one genomic region:
- the LOC4350819 gene encoding DJ-1 protein homolog E yields MAPCKKVLMLCGDYMEDYEAAVPFYALAAFGVAVDCVAPGKKPPGDACLTAVHEFLGHDLYTELPGHRFAVTADFAAAAAADASRYDALVVPGGRFVERLSVDPLAVSLVAAFAGEGETATRRRPVVVTCHSQLLLAAAGAMRGVRCTAFFSMRRVVELAGGTWVEPDPLGLCVADGNVLSAIGWPAHGEIIRELLRAMGARVAGGRGQAVLFLCADYVDDYEANVPFRALAGVGCRVEAACPTKRKGEACVTAIYDATPAAASDERRGHNFAVTADWGDVDADRYACVVVPGGRAPELLATRGEAVALVREFAGKGKVVASIDQGHLLLAAVGLLDGRSCASGVATRVVAGLAGAASVRHGGAVADGKLVTAASWPDLAEFIAHIISLLGITVSF; encoded by the exons ATGGCACCGTGCAAGAAGGTGCTGATGCTGTGCGGCGACTACATGGAGGACTACGAGGCCGCCGTGCCGTTCTACGCGCTCGCCGCGttcggcgtcgccgtcgactgCGTCGCGCCGGGGAAGAAGCCCCCCGGCGACGCCTGCCTCACCGCCGTCCACGAGTTCCTCGGCCACGACCTCTACACCGAGCTCCCGGGCCACCGGTTCGCGGTCACCGCCGActtcgccgcggccgccgcggctgaCGCGTCGCGCTACGACGCGCTCGTCGTCCCCGGCGGGAGGTTCGTCGAGCGGCTCAGCGTGGACCCGCTCGCCGTGTCGCTCGTCGCGGCATTCGCCGGGGAGGGGGAGACGGCGACGCGCAGGCGGCCGGTGGTCGTGACGTGCCATAGCCagctgctgctcgccgccgcgggcgccatGCGCGGCGTCAGGTGCACGGCGTTCTTCAGCATGCGGCGTGtggtggagctcgccggcgggacGTGGGTGGAGCCTGACCCACTCGGCCTCTGCGTCGCCGACGGCAACGTCCTGAGCGCCATCGGCTGGCCCGCGCACGGCGAGATCATCAGGGAGCTCCTCCGCGCCATGGgcgcccgcgtcgccggcggccgcggccaggCCGTCCTCTTCCTCTGCGCC GACTACGTCGACGACTACGAGGCGAATGTGCCGTTCCGTGCGCTGGCCGGCGTGGGCTGCCGCGTCGAGGCGGCGTGCCCGACGAAGCGCaagggcgaggcgtgcgtcacgGCGATCTACGACGccaccccggcggcggcgagcgacgagAGGCGCGGCCACAACTTCGCGGTGACCGCGGACTGGggcgacgtcgacgccgacCGGTACGCGTGCGTCGTCGTGCCGGGCGGCCGCGCGCCGGAGCTTCTGGCGACGCGCGGCGAGGCCGTGGCGCTGGTGCGCGAGTTCGCCGGGAAGGGGAAGGTGGTCGCCAGCATCGACCagggccacctcctcctcgccgcggtgGGGCTCCTCGACGGCAGGAGCTGCGCGAGCGGCGTCGCGACGAGGgtggtcgccggcctcgccggcgcggcgagcgTCCGGCACGGTGGCGCGGTCGCCGACGGGAAGCTCgtgacggcggcgagctggcCTGACCTCGCCGAGTTCATCGCTCACATCATCAGCCTCCTTGGCATCACTGTCTCGTTCTGA
- the LOC4350820 gene encoding barwin → MGLLLGCVGLVAVMHVAAAQQAFGVRATYHFYRPAANGWDLTATGAFCSTWDAGKPFDWRSKYEWTAFCGPVGPTGRDSCGKCLRVTNRVTGAQTTARIVDKCANGGLDLDWDTVFSKIDTDGQGFQRGHLTVDYSFVNCGDNNYLAEVVI, encoded by the exons ATGGGCCTCCTGTTGGGCTGTGTGGGCCTTGTTGCTGTGATGCATGTGGCGGCGGCCCAACAAGCATTCGGCGTGAGAGCCACCTACCACTTTTACAGGCCAGCAGCCAACGGCTGGGATCTGACGGCCACGGGTGCCTTCTGCTCCACGTGGGATGCTGGGAAGCCGTTCGATTGGCGCAGCAAGTATGAGTGGACGGCCTTCTGTGGGCCCGTTGGGCCCACCGGCAGGGACTCCTGCGGCAAGTGTCTTCGG GTGACGAATAGGGTGACGGGAGCCCAGACCACGGCGAGGATTGTGGACAAGTGCGCCAACGGAGGACTAGATCTGGACTGGGACACTGTCTTCTCCAAGATCGACACTGACGGCCAGGGCTTCCAGCGCGGGCACCTCACCGTCGACTATAGCTTCGTTAACTGCGGCGACAACAATTATCTCGCTGAGGTTGTCATTTAA
- the LOC4350821 gene encoding barwin, with translation MAMAMRRVVLVAAVLCAVVAMVTAQEASNVRATYHYYRPAQNNWDLGAPAVSAYCATWDANKPLSWRQKYGWTAFCGPVGPRGQAACGKCLLVTNTATGAQITARIVDQCANGGLDLDWDTVFTKIDTDGQGYQKGHLIVNYKFVDCGDN, from the exons ATGGCCATGGCGATGAGAAGGGTGgtgctggtggcggcggtgctgtGCGCGGTGGTCGCCATGGTCACAGCGCAGGAGGCATCCAACGTGCGCGCCACGTATCACTACTATCGCCCCGCGCAGAACAACTGGGACTTAGGAGCCCCAGCCGTGAGCGCGTATTGTGCTACGTGGGACGCTAACAAGCCACTGTCGTGGCGTCAGAAGTATGGCTGGACTGCCTTTTGCGGGCCCGTTGGTCCTAGGGGTCAGGCTGCATGTGGCAAGTGCCTTCTG GTGACGAACACGGCGACGGGGGCGCAGATCACGGCGAGGATCGTGGACCAGTGCGCCAATGGCGGCCTTGACCTGGACTGGGACACCGTCTTCACCAAGATCGACACCGACGGCCAGGGCTACCAGAAGGGCCACCTCATCGTCAACTACAAGTTCGTCGACTGCGGCGACAACTGA
- the LOC4350822 gene encoding barwin: MMVMAMMRRVVMVVAVLCAVATMAMAQEASNVRATYHYYRPAENNWDLGAPAVSAYCATWDADKPLEWRQKYGWTAFCGPVGPTGQDACGKCLSVTNTATGDQITARIVDQCANGGLDLDWDTVFSKIDSDGQGYQNGHLIVDYQFVDCGDN; encoded by the exons ATGATGGTCATGGCGATGATGAGAagggtggtgatggtggtggcggtgctGTGTGCGGTAGCAACTATGGCCATGGCACAAGAGGCGTCCAACGTGCGTGCCACGTACCACTACTACCGTCCGGCGGAAAACAATTGGGATTTGGGGGCCCCGGCCGTTAGCGCGTACTGTGCCACGTGGGATGCTGACAAGCCGCTTGAATGGCGCCAGAAGTATGGATGGACCGCCTTCTGTGGGCCCGTTGGTCCCACTGGTCAGGATGCATGTGGCAAATGTCTCTCG GTGACGAACACGGCGACAGGGGATCAGATCACGGCGAGGATCGTGGACCAGTGCGCCAATGGGGGGCTGGATTTAGACTGGGACACCGTCTTCTCCAAGATCGACAGCGACGGTCAAGGCTACCAGAATGGCCACCTCATCGTCGACTACCAGTTCGTCGACTGCGGCGATAACTAG